The Nymphaea colorata isolate Beijing-Zhang1983 chromosome 7, ASM883128v2, whole genome shotgun sequence DNA window ttttataaatatacaaaCTTTGATTTCATCGGCTTCACAAATGATTCTAATTCCTTCGATTGATTTTCTGAATCTTTTTTGCTGAGAGATTCAGTATTAAACTATTACCAATAAATATTATCAtacttaattttataaaataagcagataaaaaataaaaaaagcaatcTAAGAAAAATTAGAATAGTTTCTCGCAAAAGTAAAAAGCGAGTAGTTTATGACGCTTGGCAACTGTCCTATCAGCCAATAAATCAATTTGATTTGCCACTGATTTAAAGGGTGAGGTTGATTTTGACAACACTGGCGCTAGACTAGTGTCCTAGAAATCGATTTCCGAATCGAAACGGCATGGATGAgccgattaaaaaaaaaaagatgtttaaaaaaataaatggaaacatttaaataatatttacaTGCATTAAAAATCCATTAATGGAATCAGTTTGCGACGAATTCAACTCTCCAATCGGCCTGATGCAGAACAACTCTGATAACGCTTTGTTGGTAatattggtttttattttttaatagcAGTTGTCTTTTTAGGGTCGCTAGAAGGCTGTCAAATATTTGAGGAAAGGTTGAGGAAAATACGTTAATAAAAGCAGGCACTGTGTTACCAAACATTCTTCccataaaaatgtaaaatcatTATCGGTGTGAAGGACAAGGGGCCTGGGAACGGACTGTCTGAGAAAGGACAGACTCACTGTCCTGGTCTTCTTATTCTTCGTGTagcttctcctttttcttcgtACCCTTGTCTCAAAGTTTCTCTAGTCCCAACTTTCTACAAAAATgagaaggtaaaaaaaaaagaaactatggACTAATGATTTCTTTTCCCCCTCAAGGTTCAAGAGATAATCCTTGCAGGATGCATATCCGAAACTGTTTGGTTACAACAAGAGGAGGGTGTTCGATTTGCTACACGCTTCTTCCACAATTGAGCTCACAAGTACATGAACATTgttttctctaaattttctagacacaaattgaatgaaaaacacATTCCAACAATTGCATACGACTTCAATGAAGGAAGACTTGCTTTCATCTATATGCTTTGCAATAACTTCAGAGCGGCTTTACAAAGTGTAGATTTCCAAAGAAAGGCAGCTAGATATGCACAACTCAATTAAGAATGCTACTGATGGTAGAATAATCGATCTACAAGTGACACTTTATCGGAAGCATCCCTTTAATGTCAACAAAGAGGAAAAGCTATTACACATGATACTTTTATCGAACCATGAACCGAGGACTCGTATCCAACAACTCTACAAACTCTACCCTAAAATGACAGAATCCTCCTGATACACGATTCTTTTATCATTGTTGGAATCTCTCCAACCATAGGCACATTCATACCAGATCTATCTATAGCCCCTTAATGAAGTTGTGGAAAGAAAAGAGCAAACTCTGTAGCGAGATTTACACAAGGCTcccctttcttctccttcttccatGTTAAATCATCTCCAGTGCCGTGATGGTGGCCTGCATTTAAAACAATATCTTTCATTTTTGCATATAAACACAGATCTCAAAAATAGTTAGCAAAACCTACGCCCAGAGATATGGATTACCTGGTTTTTCCACTTCCTGGTAGCAAGTTAGCTGACCCGCTTGGGGCCATCTGCAACCCACAAACAGGAAACTAATCAGGTTTCTGGAAGAAGAATAATGTGCAAGGTGCAGCTCTGAAACTTGATTGCAGGCTTTTGGCTtggacaagcaacaaaaatcaACTAGGCCACTAGGCCACATGTTTGAGAGCATCACCATTGGTTTGGTTGCAGTCTTTATGCACTTAATGTGCAGATGAGCACTGTTTGAACTTCAAAGACACCCACCGACACTTTGTTCATAGGTGGTCTCCACAGTTcttatttttccaaattttgctATAAAACAAAAGCGATTTGACCAACCATGAGAAAATTACTCCTCCCATGAGGTTTTAAGACTTATGAACAAGTTTGAAATATCACCTTTTGCTTTTCTGGATTAGAAGGTATATTCTTGTAAAAACTGGGTAATGGCCTCGCAGTAAACTTAGTAGACCCAGAAGCAGCCAGCTtggcttttttctctttctcctgcACAAACAATTGAGTTTTGTGATTgcgagaaaaaaaatgtgaataacTTTTAAAGAAGAACAACCCTAGAAAGGTCTCAGGTTTCTGCTCTAGGAAGTTAATGGGAACTTAAGCTGAATGATACTACATGTAAACGAACTGTTGCAAGATCTTTAAGCATCAGAACTATTAAAAGAACCTTAATCACTATGTTTAGACTCTAAAACTTTGCTGCGAAGTATCTCACTATAAATTTCTTAAGGCTTATGTCTTGTTTAGAGAGTATATACGAACAAGCCTGTACCTTTGCCTGATTTCGATTATTTGCAGCTTCTTCCATTTGAGAGCCATCCTTTAACTACATATCAAACAGGGacaaagtgaaacaaaaaaaagtaatctgctgaaaaaagaaaggagacgAGATGGCAAAAGCATATTTATGTTTGGCAATCTCCACATACAGCTAAGGTCAATGAAAGCTCTTTTGGTTTTGGCTTGTGTTGCCAGTTAGATAAAAGAGAACACAGTTTTTCCCAAGGAAGTTTTTGAATCTTGAAAATCAATACATACACCTTTTGTTCTGCATGCTATAGCTTTCTCACATAATTCTAGAGAAAAGACCATCCTCATTTTAAAACAGCATGTCAACGAATTCAAGAATTCTACACCTCATAgtatgcaagaaaaaaaataatagcaaCTTTTTGCTTACTACCTACAGAGACATTAAACCACAATGGCTTCAGACCCACTGCTTCAAGCAAAAAGCAGCCAAACCAGCTAGCCAAACAACCAGCCAACAATCTTTATCTAATCAAGATAGCTCTTTATGGTTTTCATATCTACAACGTTTCCGCCCCTGTATGCGCACGCgcgtgcatgtgcatgtgtgtgtgtgtgtgagagagagagagagagagagagaaagagagttttgGATATTCTAGAGTACTACAACAGTGTAAGATAATACACCGGAACTTGCTAGAGTGAATGAAGTATGTGCATGATGCAAAAAATCTGGACCTAAAAAGTTTCATCTGAGTTAATTTTACTTGCCACTTAGTACAATAAACAACAATGCatattttaaactaaaaaaagaaactcaaatAGAATGAACATGACAACAATCCTTATGTCAGATGGGAAATACACTTACATAtctctcttttgcttctttggGATCACTTCCAAGCCTAAACTCTGTCCTCCTTTGCACGTTTGGTTTCTTGCCTTCTATATTGGAGCTGTTAAGCAGCAAAATGTATCAATAAATCAGTGAAGGTCTTGCTAGTTATTCCCTAGTCATTATACTACAATCTATGCATGGAGCCAGATCTTCAGATACAGAAAGTAAAAAATgtgaagagaacaaaaaaaaaaccattactTTGGCAAAAAAATTACTGTCCTACAAAAATAAATCCAGCTCATGAGATATTGGCTAGCATTACATGATCTCTGATCTGCAGTTCGCAACTGTTCTTCTAGATCCACTATGATTATGATGCCTATCCACAACACCAGGCTTTGTAGCTTGATGTCCAGGAATCCTGAGATCAAAACAAACTTTGTCAATCCTAAGAACTAAACACAAGTTAGTAACCTTCAATGTTTTCGTAACCATTACCAAAACTCTGCTAATATTAAACCCTGACCTTTTCCTATCTGCGGCTGCCTTTTGAGCATTGCCACTAGCCCGTAATGTTTTGGACGTGTTCTGCACAAAGAAGTTTCTGACGGTTAATCAAATCATCAGCACAGTTGCAAAACTGTAGCATCAGCATTCAATGGTCATCTTGACTGAGAATAATCATAGGGAGAAGAACGGGTTGCAAGAACATTGTTCCTGCTTGCATAATAACTTGTATAGTAGTAATAGCAATTAGACAcatcaaaatgatcaaaacatCATATCGAAAAATCACTAAAGTTTCTTCACATCACGTGATGAACAGATATACAGCCAATATGAATTTTTGATAGCAGATTTGAAAGATTACCAGTATGTGCGATGTCTCTTTTGCATGAACCGGCATTCTTGTCCCACTTCTTGAAGATTTATAGCTAGGATTCATGGATAAATTGCTTTCAATTTTAGAAGTGacagatctctttctctccgcTAGAAGAGATGGATGATGCGTAACAGTGGGCAATCTGTCTGAGGAGGCAGATTTGGAAGCTATGGAAGCTAAACTTGTCCCTGGATTTGCTGAATGGGTAGATCTTGTGTTTTTTGTGGGTTCTTTGAGTCCTTGAGATGCAGGCTTGGATCTATCCCCTAGCATCCGACGGCTAGTACTTCGAATAGCAGGAACCTTCAGTTTAATTAGAGTCCCCTCAGCTTGCATTCATGTAACTGGAAAGTAGAAATACTATAGCTTATGGCACCATACATACCTTATGAAATGATTCCAAGTTTCTAGTATttcgagaggagagagaagccgTTGTCTATCAGGCCATTTCAAATTAAGTTGGTTAGCTGAACTGACAGAATAGGGAAAAAGGCTAAACGCACCCACAGTATCTTGTCATACCTTAGGATGGGATGTCTGCTCCTTGTATCTCTTGATATTCAACTCAATCTTGCTAAGTCTCTTGGTTCCTTGAGTTGTCGTAATGCTTTTGCACGAGGTTGGGGGAGATTTTGGTCGTGCAATTTCTTCTTGATTAACTATTGCAGGTTCAGCTATGGTCAAACAACTTCCGTTTTGATTCTTGACTACATCGTCAAGTTTGCCACCAGATTTCTGCTCATTAACCATAAGCGCTTCCTTTACACAATTGCTTGGATCATTAATATCAGATTTAGGGAAATCTGGGTCTAACGAATCGGCTTTTGGCTCTTCAGTTGCAAAATGATCAACAGCTTCACTATTAAATATACATTGACCAGTCTGACTTGTGATTTCATTGCTAAAGCCTTCTGACTCTTCGGGAAGGCATGCAGTAGAGCCATCAACATTTTCAGAATTCTGCAGTTCGACGTGTTGGTGATGGTCCACTTCACCATTTGGGTAAAAGTTGGTTTGAGTGGGATCACTGCCAACATCTCTGGAATCTGGTCTATCGACATCCTGCTGGGCCTCCTGCAATCTCTTTAGAGCTCTAACTTTTTTGTAGTACTCTTcaaaatatgcttttttttGAGCAACCAGCCCAGGAGCCTTGAATTTCTCCAACTCCTCCTGACATCTATTATGTGAGAAGACCGACCATTTTTCCCATGAAAGTGACTCAGCTGCAAATCTTCCAAAAGATATGGACCCTTGGTCAAGTATCCCAGAGACAGATTCTCCCTGTAGTTAATTTGGAGGAAAGAAGTTGTGATcagaggaaaaaacaaaaacggCATCATGTTTTCAAGGCAGATTTTTGTCCAGGGACGAGTCCTTTGCGACATAAAGATAAGACCGCTTAAAACTACAGCCTAGATGCCCCAAGGTAGACATGTGGTGGGGCGTAAAACCGATGGCGTTGCAAGATAAAGCCGAACGAATCCCCTTACGGCTGACATAACATTGTTAAGATCGAAGAGCTACTCCACTATCTAGCCATCAATTACAAAAGtggtttgatgaaaaagaagcaCAAGGGAAGCGGATGAGAAAATCGCCCGAAAGCGAAAGCGGAACCCGCAGTGACGTTCGTCTACTTCATGACTCAAGCTGTCAGGCCCTTCACCTGTGGGGGATTAATCACCGTCAAGATGGACAAGAATGGTTTGCATTTCGCGAGCTCAAATTAGGAAGGAGTGAATGATttcttgtctctctcttttcctaatCATGTATTTACTCCAAAGGGTATTGAACTCGTCCGCTAGGCAAAAGAGAACAAGATGAAGTTCCAATAGGCGAGAAGATACTACCCTTAGGAAAGGAGATCGACGAGATTTTGTCAGTGGTTCTCCCCCACTTTCAACCCGGTGTATCAAACGTTCAAAACCCTCCCCACCCCCCGCCCAcccaaaatgaaaagaaaaagccGTTTCAGTGCAATTCGAAATAACTAAACAACATCTCGGCTCACCTCAGAAACATCAGGGTGGCAAGAAACTAACGGCAATTGTATGAAAACCTTTAAGGTGGGAAAAGGCTCTCCATTGTGCCACACTACGAATGCAAGAAAGGCGATGTAATCTGAGATCGAAAGGAACGAAAATTAAGGGAATTCGCGCAGTCACCTGAGTGTCGTCTCCATCCGCTAGCTGCTCACGAGACCACTCACAATAAGGTCTGTCCATATCGGTCGCCATATCTGAAACCGGCAAGCCGTGACCAACCTCTCGCTACACAGAAGTGGATGCTGCAACCAGCTTCACTGCCTCCACACCCACCATGGCCAGTTTCTCTTGCCGCAAATCTGTTCTCCGGTTCGACCTTTTCAGAAAAGGAAGACTATCTCAAGTCTCGAGAAAACGCCTTTCTCGCACTGATACAAAAAGAAGCAGCCGCAAGGTGGGTGAGATTAGTGGGGCGCAGTGTGAGAAGTAAAGGATGTCAGACGTCTCGCTTACAAAAGTAACCGTCGGGTGAGCATTAATGCTCGATGAACTGGTGGCATTCAATTcaagaaaagcaaataaaaaagaggGTCATGAAGTGCCCCGGTTTCGAGGGGAAAGGCAACTGAAAAAGATTGTTAAACATCGGCGGCCCCGTTAACTTCTACTTACACCACGAACAGCTGGGCCAGCTATTTTGGTTTGCGATTTGGGAGCCATGACCCAGCACCATGTGCATGGGTTCACAGGTGGGGGCTGAATCCGTCACACAGAGACATTGTCTCTCTGCAAGAACACACAAAGTAAATTGGAACAGGGACATTTAAAACAAACAAGTGGTTTACGCAAGACGCCTAAGGAACAACAAAAACGAACCATAACTTTCAAAGAATTTTTATTGGACAGGTTATTATATGTGACGTAAACCTTACTCAAGTGGCTAAATGTAAATTGTTCAAATATGCATGTGTTATGCCAAGTAGTTGGTAATTTGAATGTAGAGGATTGTCTTATGCCTATAATAAACCAGAAGTCCAGTTAGCTGTTACCCTTATTTGAGTTTCCCATGAATGAATGATTATGAATTTGATGGTTACTCTTGTTTATAGATAGCAAAGGAGATTCAGGTGGGACAACGCAAATTGGGCAAATAAATGAAGCataaatgattttgaaattcgTTAACTATTTACATTTAATcaaggaaaaataattaatagCGGCATACACTTTAATAGTAAAATATAACTAACTACCATATAAATAATATTCTTATGAATTCCATTTTATTCGTGTTCACATGACATATTGAATTAGGATCCATCTTCAAAGTATGGGTGAA harbors:
- the LOC116257585 gene encoding protein WVD2-like 7, which gives rise to MATDMDRPYCEWSREQLADGDDTQGESVSGILDQGSISFGRFAAESLSWEKWSVFSHNRCQEELEKFKAPGLVAQKKAYFEEYYKKVRALKRLQEAQQDVDRPDSRDVGSDPTQTNFYPNGEVDHHQHVELQNSENVDGSTACLPEESEGFSNEITSQTGQCIFNSEAVDHFATEEPKADSLDPDFPKSDINDPSNCVKEALMVNEQKSGGKLDDVVKNQNGSCLTIAEPAIVNQEEIARPKSPPTSCKSITTTQGTKRLSKIELNIKRYKEQTSHPKTTASLSSRNTRNLESFHKVPAIRSTSRRMLGDRSKPASQGLKEPTKNTRSTHSANPGTSLASIASKSASSDRLPTVTHHPSLLAERKRSVTSKIESNLSMNPSYKSSRSGTRMPVHAKETSHILNTSKTLRASGNAQKAAADRKRIPGHQATKPGVVDRHHNHSGSRRTVANCRSEIISNIEGKKPNVQRRTEFRLGSDPKEAKERYLKDGSQMEEAANNRNQAKEKEKKAKLAASGSTKFTARPLPSFYKNIPSNPEKQKMAPSGSANLLPGSGKTRPPSRHWR